Proteins from one Nilaparvata lugens isolate BPH chromosome 10, ASM1435652v1, whole genome shotgun sequence genomic window:
- the LOC111044017 gene encoding LOW QUALITY PROTEIN: tetratricopeptide repeat protein 21B (The sequence of the model RefSeq protein was modified relative to this genomic sequence to represent the inferred CDS: inserted 1 base in 1 codon) has translation MESIWIRYWGLEKQYGCMVAAAKSALERNATNSQLSLLYGSSLALFGKNSEAITHLETLLSDPQHVFPAALALLYAHNSCEIINRESVAQLETTLKEEVRRASETSLCNAAWFYLLSGRPEQASDCADRMLLSNPKLCACAVAILKGWIHFVRGNKSAAAEQFKQAASQEKQNTEAVLGEAMSLPMQEGMTRLNQLIVRFPKVTVPLMEKAKQQLAIKDWTQTLDTASRVLSLDANNLYAVKIRTLHHICVDGNYAEGALGVNRLAAILEQQEPTAHELSAATVRLFTAVCGGGGRSAAVLAETCRLAERTLAMAPHLPACLILVARQHFLAGRHAEAAKYYRSATKMDDSSVEALTGXTVVQMAQNGPTTQVQQQVEFLVEVASGGGGGSAASSELLLLRALCDPASAANFLDAAFEQQKGAAARHPYGPRHLELLNAELLMRLAQLYPSGVDGSKRSAAVLKRIIEACPGLADAHLQLAKRLLDIGDSDSASKTLQHLLSQLDPTNMDGHLILAQLHITQNKFDQAEASLESVLSYNLEVRERPLYHLLLGCVHRFHGDHDSCIASMRAALSMEGNQHPLSVQEMGTLYLELSSSLMAKGSLEEASQALQDAGKMLKETDQEGQVTIASAELALLKRDPTLALTLLASITPRHPCYVKARMRMADIHLHEMKDGRAYADCFRQLVETNPTVENLVMLGNAYVAIQEPEQAVETFEHAVKKNPKDTKLMCKLGDVLVKTHQYGKAIKTYRESGQDGSLQLAQLLIRLGQVDHAESVLKDIPLTSKALVLAKVREKLGDIEGSLEVLQEAQEQLGRSNPELAAEICHKMAEYSTMQRNYDSAIAHYKRSLLYKPHDSSIQIALAKLYMQVNDWSSCQAVCSTLLATEPNNEPALLMLADLAFRRVDFAGASVHFSQLLARRPAYWVALARLIEVKRRTAQLLEAKSYLDAAAAVAPNQPGLSYCTGLFDWYNGNTNSALHHFNCARNDPEWGQQALHNMVEICLNGNEGGSTALRLLKEMKPHSPDEEMNVRLLTDLVKLTSGEKFDIEQAMNDLTSLASHETLRVGATLGLATGYILQKQTPRARNILKRVAKTPWQFEEAEHLERCWIMLADLHIQAGKQDQATELLKRVLAHNQACHRAHELLALISEKEQKYLEAGMQYQQAWKLAGEHDPALGFKLAFNMVKGKRYADAITTCHSVLRLNPDYPRIKKEVLEKAISHLRT, from the exons ATGGAGTCAATTTGGATACGATACTGGGGCTTGGAAAAGCAGTACGGCTGTATGGTGGCAGCTGCTAAATCGGCTCTGGAACGAAATGCAACCAACAGCCAACTGAGCCTTCTCTATGGATCATCTCTGGCGCTGTTCGGCAAAAACTCAGAGGCCATTACACACCTAGAGACGCTTCTCAGTGATCCTCAACATGTGTTCCCTGCGGCGTTGGCACTCCTCTATGCTCATAATAGTTGTGAG ATAATCAACCGCGAATCAGTGGCGCAACTAGAGACGACGCTGAAGGAGGAAGTGCGCCgggcgagcgaaacgagcctgtGCAACGCGGCGTGGTTCTACCTGCTGAGCGGACGCCCGGAGCAGGCATCTGACTGCGCCGACAGAATGTTGCTTAGCAACCCCAAGTTGTGCGCATGCGCAGTTGCCATTCTCAAGGGATGGATCCACTTTGTCAGGGGGAACAAGTCGGCCGCTGCTGAGCAGTTCAAACAGGCTGCTTCACAA GAAAAACAGAACACAGAAGCCGTTCTGGGCGAAGCGATGTCACTGCCAATGCAAGAGGGCATGACTCGactgaatcagctgattgtgaGGTTCCCCAAGGTCACCGTGCCTCTCATGGAAAAGGCCAAACAGCAGCTGGCCATCAAGGACTGGACCCAAACTCTGGACACTGCCTCTCGGGTCCTATCCCTGGACGCTAACAATCTCTATGCTGTCAAG aTCCGCACCCTGCACCACATCTGCGTGGATGGCAACTACGCGGAGGGCGCCCTGGGCGTGAACCGGTTGGCGGCCATCCTGGAGCAACAAGAACCGACCGCCCACGAGCTGTCTGCAGCCACCGTCCGCCTGTTCACGGCCGTGTGCGGTGGCGGCGGACGTAGCGCGGCTGTCCTGGCCGAGACGTGTCGGCTGGCTGAGCGCACCCTGGCGATGGCGCCCCATTTGCCCGCCTGCCTCATCCTGGTGGCTAGGCAGCACTTCCTGGCGGGGCGACACGCCGAGGCGGCCAAGTACTACCGCAGTGCCACCAAGATGGATGACTCGTCTGTCGAGGCCCTCACCG TGACGGTCGTGCAGATGGCTCAGAATGGACCTACCACGCAG GTGCAGCAACAGGTGGAGTTCCTAGTGGAAGTTGCCTCGGGGGGTGGTGGGGGCAGTGCCGCCTCCAGCGAGCTGCTGCTGCTGCGTGCGCTGTGTGACCCCGCTTCAGCCGCCAACTTCCTGGATGCCGCCTTCGAACAGCAGAAAGGGGCGGCAGCTCGTCACCCCTACGGCCCCCGCCATTTAGAACTGCTCAACGCTGAGTTGCTCATGAGGCTCGCTCAACTGTATCCTAGCGGG GTTGATGGCTCAAAACGCAGTGCAGCTGTTCTGAAGAGAATAATAGAAGCCTGTCCGGGACTAGCTGATGCACACCTACAGCTGGCCAAACGCCTTCTAGATATTGGCGACTCGGACTCCGCCTCCAAAACCCTCCAACACCTCCTCAGCCAACTAGATCCGACAAACATGGACGGCCACCTCATCCTTGCCCAACTGCACATCACTCAAAACAAGTTTGACCAGGCAGAAGCCAGCCTTGAATCTGTCCTCAGCTACAACCTGGAGGTGCGTGAGAGGCCTTTGTATCATTTGTTACTAGGTTGTGTACACAGGTTCCATGGTGATCATGATTCTTGCATTGCGTCAATGAGAGCAGCACTGTCCATGGAAGGCAACCAGCATCCACTGAGTGTGCAAGAAATGGGCACGTTGTACCTAGAGCTGAGTTCCAGTTTGATGGCAAAGGGTAGCCTGGAGGAAGCAAGTCAAGCTCTGCAGGATGCTGGGAAAATGTTGAAAGAAACCGACCAAGAAGGACAGGTTACAATTGCTAGTGCTGAACTGGCCCTTCTGAAACGTGACCCCACTCTAGCACTAACCCTACTAGCCAGCATCACCCCACGACACCCGTGCTACGTCAAGGCACGCATGAGAATGGCTGACATACATCTCCATGAAATGAAAGATGGTCGGGCTTATGCAGATTGTTTCCGACAACTTGTTGAAACCAACCCCACAGTGGAGAATCTGGTGATGTTGGGTAATGCATATGTAGCCATACAAGAACCAGAACAGGCTGTGGAAACGTTTGAACATGCAGTGAAAAAGAACCCCAAGGACACAAAACTGATGTGTAAGTTGGGGGATGTGTTGGTGAAGACACATCAGTATGGGAAAGCGATTAAGACCTACAGGGAATCTGGGCAGGATGGTAGCTTACAGCTGGCTCAACTGCTGATACGTTTGGGACAAGTAGATCATGCTGAATCAGTGTTGAAGGATATACCGTTAACATCAAAAGCATTAGTTTTGGCTAAGGTTCGTGAGAAATTGGGTGACATTGAAGGGTCTCTAGAGGTTCTCCAGGAAGCACAAGAACAACTAGGGCGGTCCAACCCTGAACTAGCTGCCGAAATCTGCCACAAAATGGCGGAGTACTCTACTATGCAGCGCAACTATGACTCAGCCATCGCTCACTATAAACGGTCGCTACTCTACAAACCACATGACTCGTCGATTCAGATAGCTTTGGCCAAGTTGTATATGCAAGTGAATGACTGGTCATCTTGCCAGGCAGTGTGTTCCACACTGCTTGCAACTGAACCCAACAACGAACCCGCTCTGCTGATGTTGGCAGACCTGGCTTTCAGGAGAGTTGACTTTGCAGGGGCTAGTGTGCATTTCTCACAATTGCTAGCTAGAAGGCCCGCCTATTGGGTGGCACTGGCTAGGCTGATTGAGGTGAAACGTAGAACTGCGCAGTTGTTGGAGGCGAAGAGTTATCTGGATGCTGCAGCTGCTGTGGCTCCCAACCAGCCGGGCCTCTCCTACTGTACAGGCCTGTTTGATTGGTACAACGGCAACACAAACAGCGCACTGCACCATTTCAACTGTGCCAGGAATGACCCGGAATGGGGACAACAGGCGCTGCACAACATGGTCGAAATCTGTTTGAATGGCAACGAAGGTGGCAGCACTGCGTTGAGGTTGTTGAAGGAAATGAAACCGCACTCCCCTGATGAAGAGATGAACGTGAGGTTGCTCACAGACCTTGTCAAACTCACTTCAGGGGAGAAGTTCGACATAGAACAAGCCATGAACGACCTAACCTCACTTGCTTCCCATGAAACACTACGTGTGGGGGCTACCCTAGGTTTAGCAACCGGTTACATCCTCCAGAAACAAACCCCCCGAGCCAGGAACATCCTGAAACGAGTGGCGAAGACCCCCTGGCAGTTCGAGGAGGCCGAACACTTGGAGCGTTGCTGGATAATGTTGGCAGACCTGCACATTCAGGCGGGAAAACAGGATCAGGCGACAGAGTTGCTGAAGCGAGTTCTGGCGCACAACCAGGCCTGCCACCGTGCCCACGAACTGTTGGCTCTGATCTCAGAGAAGGAGCAGAAGTATCTGGAGGCCGGAATGCAGTATCAGCAGGCGTGGAAGTTGGCGGGGGAGCATGACCCCGCCCTAGGGTTCAAGTTGGCCTTCAATATGGTCAAGGGTAAACGGTATGCTGATGCTATAACTACTTGTCACTCTGTACTACGCTTGAACCCAGATTACCCCCGGATTAAGAAGGAAGTGCTAGAGAAAGCTATATCACATTTGAGAACATGA